The following proteins are co-located in the Panthera uncia isolate 11264 chromosome F1, Puncia_PCG_1.0, whole genome shotgun sequence genome:
- the LOC125925634 gene encoding olfactory receptor 10K2: MEQGNGTVVTEFIFLGFSSLAGLQRLLFVAFLPLYLFTLGTNAIIVSTIVLDRALHAPMYFFLAVLSCSETCYTFVIVPKMLVDLLAQKKTISFLGCAIQMFTFLFLGCSHSFLLAAMGYDRYVAICNPLRYTVLMGHGVCVGLVAAACACGFTIAQIITSVVFHLPFRASNQLHHFFCDIAPVLTVASHHTYLSQIVIIMLCALVLVIPLSLILVSYIHIISAILQFPSTLGRYKAFSTCASHLIVVTIHYGCASFIYLRLKSNYSSSRDALISVSYTILTPLFNPLIYSLRNKEFKSALRRAAGKTISLPRC, encoded by the coding sequence ATGGAGCAGGGCAACGGGACCGTGGTGACAGAGTTCATCTTCCTCGGCTTTTCTTCTCTGGCCGGGCTGCAGCGGCTGCTCTTTGTTGCCTTCCTGCCCCTCTACCTGTTCACTCTGGGCACCAATGCCATCATCGTTTCCACCATCGTGCTAGACAGAGCCCTTCATgcccccatgtacttcttcctcgcTGTCCTCTCCTGCTCTGAGACCTGCTACACCTTCGTCATCGTACCCAAGATGCTGGTTGACCTCCTGGCCCAGAAGAAGACCATCTCCTTCCTGGGCTGTGCCATCCAGATGTTCACCTTCCTCTTCCTCGGCTGCTCTCACTCCTTCCTGCTGGCGGCCATGGGGTATGACCGCTACGTGGCCATCTGTAACCCTCTGCGCTACACGGTGCTCATGGGACACGGGGTGTGTGTGGGACTCGTGGCTGCTGCCTGTGCCTGTGGCTTTACTATTGCACAGATTATCACCTCCGTGGTATTCCACCTGCCCTTCCGCGCCTCCAACCAGCTCCATCATTTCTTCTGTGACATCGCCCCTGTCCTCACGGTGGCATCTCATCATACCTACCTGAGTCAGATTGTCATCATCATGCTCTGTGCACTGGTCCTGGTTATCCCCCTGTCACTGATTTTGGTGTCCTATATTCACATCATCTCTGCCATACTCCAGTTTCCTTCCACATTGGGCAGGTACAAAGCCTTCTCCACCTGTGCGTCCCACCTCATTGTTGTCACCATCCATTATGGCTGTGCCTCCTTTATCTACTTACGGCTCAAGTCCAACTACTCCTCAAGCCGAGATGCTCTCATATCAGTCTCCTACACCATCCTGACTCCCTTGTTCAATCCGCTGATTTACAGCTTGAGAAATAAGGAGTTCAAGTCAGCTCTTCGTAGAGCTGCGGGAAAAACCATTTCCCTGCCACGATGTTAA
- the LOC125925835 gene encoding LOW QUALITY PROTEIN: olfactory receptor 10T2-like (The sequence of the model RefSeq protein was modified relative to this genomic sequence to represent the inferred CDS: deleted 2 bases in 1 codon; substituted 1 base at 1 genomic stop codon) has protein sequence MGNSALENGSLGVTQNCQRYNVDNEQYKLKHVMMISVMNCKDLWKRPVDHGISENKIDEQPIDKLFDRSLCLMDGCASYQTDIMAFTSDLLLLPFSTFEKPTRLATRRGRVLTAGGWNHLSEGASAEMIKNELVQVHQVKPLLPCTAIGEANKLRDAEGYAWLSFCLSQTHSQKEVIQTQGFNRTTVVTQFTLVGFSSLGALQLLLSVLFLLYVTILLADATTMAVIRCSKTLHPPMYGFLFILSFSKSCDTLGIIPQLLAHLLSATKGISSVACATQLFFFLGFACTNCFLIAAMGYDRXVAICHPMSHTLIMNKRVGLGLVSLSGVTGFFIALLATKLICDMTFCGPNRVNRYFCDMAPVIKLACADTQVKEPAPFSRSILVIMAPFLLILISCGFIVNTILKIPSAEGKKAFATRISHLAVVFVHYGCASITYLRPRSKSASDKDQLVAVTYTVVTPLLNPLVYSLRNQEVKSAPRRFLGKPWSHQSDLTKNPKINEGSYRRNQRRDAFSVFLPIQS, from the exons ATGGGTAATAGTGCTCTGGAGAATGGAAGCCTGGGGGTCACACAAAACTGTCAGAGATACAATGTGGACAATGAACAATATAAACTGAAGCATGTGATGATGATTAGTGTTATGAACTGCAAAGATCTGTGGAAACGGCCAGTTGACCATGGGATTTCTGAGAATAAAATAGATGAGCAGCCAATCGATAAACTGTTTGATCGTAGTCTATGTCTGATGGATGGCTGTGCAAGTTACCA GACGGACATCATGGCTTTTACAAGTGACCTTCTACTGCTGCCTTTTTCAACATTCGAAAAACCTACAAGACT TGCCACACGAAGGGGAAGGGTCCTGACGGCAGGTGGGTGGAACCACCTAAGCGAAGGAGCCTCGGCAGAGATGATAAAGAATGAACTTGTACAAGTGCATCAGGTGAAGCCACTCCTTCCATGTACAGCCATTGGAGAGGCCAACAAGCTGAGAGATGCCGAGGGGTACGC ATGGTTATCATTTTGTCTCTCCCAAACTCATTCACAGAAGGAAGTCATCCAGACGCAAGGCTTCAACAGGACCACCGTGGTTACCCAGTTCACCCTGGTGGGCTTCTCTAGCCTGGGGGCTCTCCAACTGCTGCTGTCTGTCCTCTTTCTTCTGTATGTGACCATCCTGTTGGCCGATGCCACCACCATGGCTGTCATTCGCTGCAGCAAGACTCTACACCCTCCCATGTATGGGTTCCTGTTCatcctttccttctccaaatCCTGCGACACTCTTGGCATCATCCCTCAGCTGCTGGCCCACCTGCTCTCAGCCACCAAGGGCATCTCCTCTGTGGCCTGTGCCACGCAGCTCTTCTTCTTCCTTGGCTTTGCCTGCACCAATTGCTTTCTCATTGCTGCAATGGGGTACGATCGTTAGGTGGCGATTTGCCACCCTATGAGCCACACGCTCATCATGAACAAGAGGGTAGGGTTGGGGCTGGTTTCCCTGTCCGGAGTCACAGGCTTCTTCATTGCTTTGCTGGCCACCAAACTCATCTGTGACATGACTTTCTGTGGTCCCAACAGAGTCAACCGCTATTTCTGTGACATGGCGCCCGTCATTAAGTTGGCCTGTGCAGACACCCAGGTGAAAGAACCGGCTCCATTCAGCCGAAGCATTCTGGTGATCATGGCGCCTTTCCTGCTGATTCTGATCTCCTGTGGCTTCATCGTTAACACCATCCTGAAGATCCCCTCGgctgaagggaag aaggccttTGCCACACGCATCTCCCACCTCGCGGTAGTCTTCGTGCACTACGGCTGTGCCTCCATCACTTACCTGAGGCCCAGATCCAAGTCTGCCTCAGACAAGGATCAGTTGGTGGCAGTGACCTACACTGTGGTCACTCCCCTGCTCAATCCTCTGGTCTACAGTCTGAGGAATCAGGAGGTGAAGTCTGCCCCGAGAAGATTTTTGGGAAAGCCCTGGAGCCACCAAAGTGATCtaacaaaaaaccctaaaattaaCGAGGGAAGTTACAGGAGAAATCAAAGGCGGGacgctttctctgtctttttaccAATCCAGTCCTGA